The Dendropsophus ebraccatus isolate aDenEbr1 chromosome 10, aDenEbr1.pat, whole genome shotgun sequence genome has a segment encoding these proteins:
- the LOC138802569 gene encoding glycosyltransferase family 92 protein F13G3.3-like: protein MVGQSFMDHKKVYLSIMILIFVTSTYYHYLPGKLIRQQGSKSLHISSDTITPLGNNKIFVISAYYDGRESSRVRVMTIIHGKDVKELYCWFYCINGPEYVPVKATIEVHSKWFDFHYGPADVICPEPWSCSSRYISIHWSNTSNISLPVFEIKNRNPQPFSANFTVCISTMFGNQENVLQFIQAMEMFRLLGAQKVVIYKNGCSKAIGQVLDYYVSEGIVEIVPWPIDQYLRTSDAWHQSMNLENQIGYYGQLSALSDCMYRNMYTSRYVAFNDMDELILPRRHKTWDDLMKELEKIYPNTAVFLIENHYYPNTIKVHDFETSFPKNVPGVNILRAIYYEPERPNVYNNHKMIVNPREVIQISVHSASKTYKRSVEVPNGIAGLHHCRSPVTPNLTETSMIKDTTMWKYSSDLITNVNRVLTKLNYE, encoded by the coding sequence ATGGTTGGACAATCATTTATGGACCATAAGAAGGTGTATTTGTCGATCATGATCCTGATTTTTGTCACTTCTACCTACTATCATTATTTACCCGGGAAGCTGATAAGACAACAGGGATCAAAATCATTGCATATTTCCTCAGACACCATCACCCCACTAGGAAACAATAAGATCTTTGTTATATCGGCTTATTACGATGGCAGAGAGTCCAGCAGAGTGCGGGTAATGACCATCATCCATGGCAAAGATGTGAAGGAGCTATACTGTTGGTTTTATTGTATAAATGGCCCTGAATATGTTCCTGTAAAAGCAACAATAGAAGTTCACTCAAAATGGTTTGACTTTCATTATGGTCCAGCAGATGTGATCTGTCCTGAGCCTTGGAGCTGCTCTTCTCGCTACATCTCAATCCATTGGTCCAACACAAGCAATATAAGTCTTCCCGTGTTTGAGATAAAGAACCGAAACCCACAGCCCTTCTCGGCAAACTTCACAGTATGCATCTCTACAATGTTTGGAAACCAGGAAAATGTATTGCAGTTTATTCAGGCCATGGAGATGTTTCGTCTTCTAGGAGCCCAGAAGGTGGTCATCTACAAGAATGGCTGCAGTAAGGCCATTGGACAAGTTCTTGATTATTACGTCTCGGAAGGAATTGTGGAGATTGTCCCTTGGCCAATAGACCAATATTTAAGAACATCTGATGCTTGGCACCAAAGTATGAACCTTGAAAACCAAATAGGATATTATGGGCAGCTCTCGGCTCTGAGCGACTGTATGTACAGAAACATGTACACAAGTCGATACGTCGCCTTCAATGATATGGATGAACTCATCCTGCCGAGACGCCACAAAACCTgggatgacctgatgaaagagcTGGAGAAAATCTATCCAAATACAGCTGTCTTCTTGATAGAAAACCATTACTACCCGAATACAATCAAGGTTCATGATTTTGAGACGTCTTTCCCTAAAAATGTTCCCGGAGTCAATATTCTACGGGCGATATACTATGAGCCCGAAAGGCCAAATGTCTACAACAACCATAAGATGATAGTCAACCCCCGGGAAGTCATTCAGATCTCGGTTCATTCTGCTTCAAAAACTTATAAACGAAGTGTTGAAGTTCCCAATGGTATTGCAGGCCTTCACCATTGCCGATCACCGGTAACTCCAAACCTCACAGAGACTTCTATGATCAAAGACACAACCATGTGGAAATACAGTTCTGACCTTATTACAAATGTTAACAGGGTCCTAACGAAACTGAACTATGAATGA